A region of Procambarus clarkii isolate CNS0578487 chromosome 48, FALCON_Pclarkii_2.0, whole genome shotgun sequence DNA encodes the following proteins:
- the LOC123764767 gene encoding double-strand-break repair protein rad21 homolog: protein MFYSYDILNPRKGKLAVVWLVATGRFKYQKRQDKNFRDVINVRVTHTCEEILRYVVSGDKRKEGRFSLYLSSMLMYGTIKVYRRQIYFLLSEALEMFEKIQRQKMELDVDVPSVWRSSVTLAEVPQQVMRDLEWTTMGPPPPPRRFGAFITPRKRGEIEEKGTPKRRRPDTFSESQFLREEPSGVEGDLLSLLAIDWGEDTPTRARPQDITLQEDELQIASLRLTEEQQALMTEIGPLDLGPSFTTWEGPLAPQPPSSPTIESVTKRLRLEGDTAEKGSADVGAVERELPRQTEQPLEEEELQIWPLPRPLLPEPPVSPVLAVTDTAPPQQPEMVVVPPVEKTPEQPTVPDDLLKKKGQLPEALEDQTLLEPQQPLLPSDSEPLRLGPLERGAPPRGRGRGHRRRLIIDRNIHITTADIRAQIQDYSSTMRRESSAEDVADVHGLRHKIPVGRLLSEVTHRRPLATSLAHMFASRYILQLPILDAPEAHPPVRRQLQLVDESVEEPLAGASVSSMDLGDASMFQLSHHESSKGSSSRSIHMTPKTAQLEVSVPPGLFQDTTQLLTIQEEQGVEMFPPPVLQEPGPPVALPGDVPLAVTPPAEVPPTEPSLAVTQATEVTLTVTTLTEVTLTVTRLTEVTPAELSLPLDAQQAERDLPRSMITSKPVPVRPPKPDQSGFEEIGLATPPGMLPKPPRVSSFVPPERTPERGPIRSPPGGATLVTLQADVHYHSPQKRTVNGVPLPTTQEFDVAEVVSPVGVEESVTGQVPAEGGTPRAPVGMPGPHSPPGPADISDTFIPSFISPIRQISPSSLKPHETEKALTDVLTRGAQVTLDSLLPPNPTRGEAAHMFSVLLEMHKKRLVRLDQEISFGPIYVTRL from the exons aTGTTCTACAGCTACGACATCCTCAACCCCAGGAAGGGGAAGCTGgccgtggtgtggctggtggcgacGGGCAGGTTCAAGTACCAGAAGCGCCAAGACAAGAACTTCAGGGACGTCATCAATGTCAGAGTCACCCATACTTG CGAGGAGATCCTGCGGTACGTGGTGTCTGGAGACAAGAGGAAGGAGGGCCGCTTCTCCCTCTACCTCTCCTCCATGCTCATGTACGGCACCATCAAGGTCTACCGCCGCCAGATCTACTTCCTCCTTA GTGAAGCCCTGGAAATGTTCGAAAAAATTCAGCGGCAGAAAATGGAACTTGACGTGGACGTGCCCTCCGTGTG GAGGTCGTCGGTGACGCTGGCAGAGGTGCCCCAGCAGGTGATGAGAGACCTAGAGTGGACCACCAtgggtcccccaccaccacctcgacGATTCGGGGCATTCATCACACCGAGAA AACGCGGAGAGATCGAGGAGAAAGGGACTCCGAAGCGCCGCAGACCTGACACGTTCTCCGAGTCTCAGTTTCTGAGAGAGGAACCCAGCGGCGTTGAAGGCGACCTGCTCTCTCTTCTTGCTATAGACTGGGGCGAGGACACCCCTACTCGCGCCAGACCCCAGGACATCACCTTGCAAGAAGATGAGTTGCAAATTGCTTCCTTGCGG CTGACAGAGGAGCAGCAGGCGCTGATGACGGAGATAGGACCGCTAGACCTAGGGCCCTCCTTCACCACCTGGGAGGGTCCGCtagccccccagcctccctcatcCCCA ACCATTGAAAGCGTTACAAAGAGACTTCGACTGGAAGGCGATACAGCAGAGAAGGGAAGTGCGGATGTGGGAGCCGTCGAGCGTGAGCTCCCTCGTCAGACAGAACAaccgctggaggaggaggagctccAGATTTGGCCTTTAC CACGACCACTCCTACCTGAGCCACCAGTCTCACCTGTGCTGGCGGTCACAGATACTGCGCCTCCTCA GCAGCctgagatggtggtggtgcctccAGTGGAGAAGACCCCTGAGCAGCCGACAGTGCCAGATGATTTGTTAAAGAAGAAGGGCCAACTCCCTGAGGCACTCGAGGACCAGACCCTCCTCGAGCCCCAGCAGCCTCTACTACCGAGCGACAGTGAACCG TTGAGGCTGGGGCCCCTGGAGAGAGGAGCGCCGCCCCGGGGCAGGGGCAGAGGACACAGGCGACGTCTGATCATCGACCGAAACATTCATATCACCACCGCCGACATCAGAGCACAAATTCAAGATTATTCCTCTACCATGCGGCGTGAG AGTTCAGCCGAGGACGTGGCCGACGTTCATGGGTTGCGCCACAAGATTCCCGTTGGTCGCCTGCTGTCCGAAGTGACCCATCGGCGCCCCCTGGCCACCAGCCTCGCTCACATGTTCGCCTCACGCTACATTCTTCAGCTGCCCATACTGGATGCCCCTGAGGCTCACCCCCCAGTTAGACGACAGCTTCAG TTAGTGGATGAGTCTGTTGAAGAGCCTCTTGCTGGAGCCAGCGTCTCCAGTATGGACCTGGGCGATGCTTCCATGTTCCAGTTATCACACCACGAGTCTTCTAAAGGCTCATCCAGcaggag CATCCATATGACCCCCAAGACTGCTCAGTTGGAGGTCAGTGTACCTCCGGGCCTCTTCCAAGACACCACCCAGCTGCTGACCATTCAAG AGGAGCAAGGTGTGGAGATGTTCCCGCCGCCTGTGCTACAGGAGCCCGGGCCTCCTGTAGCCCTACCGGGAGACGTCCCACTGGCAGTGACCCCGCCGGCAGAGGTACCACCTACAGAGCCCTCACTAGCAGTAACCCAGGCGACGGAGGTCACACTGACAGTGACCACGCTGACGGAGGTCACACTGACAGTGACCAGACTGACGGAGGTCACACCGGCTGAACTATCACTACCCCTTGATGCACAGCAAGCAGAGCGCGACCTACCAAGGAGTATGATAACCTCGAAGCCAGTTCCAGTTCGTCCTCCAAAACCAG ATCAAAGTGGTTTCGAGGAAATCGGGCTTGCCACGCCCCCTGGCATGTTACCAAAACCGCCGCGAGTCAGCAGCTTCGTCCCTCCTGAGAGAACCCCGGAGAGAGGTCCTATCCGCTCGCCTCCTGGCGGGGCCACTCTCGTTACCTTACAAGCCGACGTTCATTATCATTCCCCACAAAAAAG GACTGTGAATGGAGTGCCTCTCCCTACTACTCAAGAATTTGATGTAGCCGAGGTGGTTTCTCCAGTTGGCGTTGAAGAATCAGTTACGGGGCAAGTGCCTGCAGAAGGTGGCACTCCCAGGGCACCAGTAGGAATGCCCGGTCCTCATTCTCCGCCTGGACCCGCTGACATCAGCGACACTTTTATTCCCAGTTTTATTTCCCCCATACGGCAGATTTCGCCGAGTAGCTTAAAACCACATGAAACCGAGAAAGCATTAACGGATGTCCTGACCAGAGGAGCACAGGTCACTTTAGACAGTCTTCTGCCCCCCAACCCTACAAGAGGCGAGGCCGCCCACATGTTCTCCGTTCTTCTTG AGATGCACAAAAAAAGACTGGTACGCCTGGATCAAGAGATTTCCTTTGGCCCAATATACGTCACCCGACTCTAG